Part of the Ignavibacterium album JCM 16511 genome, AGGGGTTCTCCAAAGGATCCTTCGGAAAATCCCCTTGGGGTCACAAATAATCCCGAAGAAGTCTCTCTTCGGGATTTTTTTATGCAAAGCACAATAAATGCTGCAAAATATTTCAAGGCGGTAACAGGGGTTCTCCGAATGAACTTCGAAAATCCCCTTTGGGTCATTAAAGATTATTCCTAGCAACCGAATTCTTATGCATTTTTAAGCTGAAATAGAATACAGAAATTCCTTTAAAGCTTTAATGAAAATTCTATTTTGAATAAACCTCAAAACAAATTTTAAATTTTAATTTAATTCACCAGAATATTAATTTCAGAAAATCAATTTGTAGGAGGTTATATGAATAAATTTATCTCTATTGTTTGTTTCCTCATCCTAATCTCATCAATTATTGATGCCCAAACCTGGGTCAGAAAAAATGCAGGATATGGATTCTGGTCAATTGAGAAGGACTTTGCTGGTAATATTTATGCTGGTACTACTGGAACAGCAAGAGGAATCTTTAAATCAACTGATGGCGGGGAAACCTGGACAAATGTATATTCTACCGGTGCATCAAATTATCTTGACATTACTTTTGATCCGTTGAATAATGTTTATGTCGCAAACAGTACCAATGGTTTAATAATTTCCACTGATGGTGGTAATAATTTTACTACCATTCCCACTACAACTTTTGGAGGAAATGCAGTTAATACAGTCGCTTGTGGCCAAAATGGTTTAGTGCTGGTTGGAGTTACTTCAGGTGGTGTCTATAGAAGCACTGATTTTGGTTCTACATTTACTCAAACTTTATCGGGCTATTCTATCGTTAGTCTTGAATTCGACAAATTTGATAGTAACAGAGTTTACGCTGGCTCTTCTTCAACCACACTTAATGGTTTTTTCGTTTCAACCGATGCCGGACAAACTTTCAGTGGTCCATTCAACAATGTTAATGTTTGGGAAATTCTGCAAAAACAAGATAGCACTTTATTTACATTCTCGACATCATCAGGTTATCCGGTAAGTAAATCAACTGATCTGGGATTCACCTGGACTACAGTTGGAAACACCCCTGCAGCCATTAGAGGAGCTTGCCTGGATTTAGTTGAGGATTTATATGCTGCTGGGAATGGAGGAGTCTATAAATCAACTGATGGCGGTTCAACATTCATAAACTTCAATCTTACTTTTTCATCAAATAAAATAATTTCTTATCAAAATAAAATTCTTGTTGCTGTTTCAGGTACAACGAATGGTGGTGTTTATATTTATGAAGATACAACGATTCCTGTTGAATTAGTTTCATTGAATGCCTATCAAAAAAATAACTCAGTCGCACTGGAATGGAAAACCGCAACTGAAACAAATAATCTTGGTTTTGAAATTCAGAGAAAATCAATCAAATCAGTAAATGGATCAGATGATGATTGGACAAGAATTGGATTTGTCTCTGGTTCAGGGACAACTACTGAATCAAAGAGTTATTCATTTATTGATGAGAATATATCAACAGGCACTTATAAATACAGACTGAAACAAATTGATTATGAAGGCACATCCAAGTATTCGAATGAAATTGAAATCAATTTAGTTCTAACTCCGGTTGAATTTGAATTATTTCAAAACTTTCCAAATCCTTTTAATCCTTCTACAAAAATAATTTGGGAATCCCCAATTAGTGGTTGGACAGTTATTAAAGTATTTGATATTCTTGGAAATGAAGTTGCTGTGTTACTTAATGAGTTTAGAGGAGAAGGGAAATATGAAATAAACTTCAATGCGAGTGATTTTCATTTGCCATCAGGTACTTACATTTATAAACTCACAATTGGAGAGAAAACTCTTACTAATAAAATGATTTTTCTGCAATGATATAGTATTAAAACCCTATAGGTTATAAACCCTTGGGAAAATCACTTTTTTCAAGGGTTTTTGTTTTCATACCGATTTCTTAACACTCAATTAATATTCTCTTAACATTCTCTTAACATTAGAATTTTATGTTTGAGCGTCAAATAAAAGGAGAGAGTGTCATCATGTTTCACAAAACAAAAATTTCAATAGTGTGTCAAAAGTTTCTTATAAAGGTTTTTCTGATTTTCTTGTTAGTTTACTTTCCTCTGCACGCTCAGGATAAAGGCTCGATAACTGGTTTGGTGCTTGACAAAGAAACCGGCGATGCAATTATCGGAGCAAATGTACTTATAGAAAATTCAAACATAGGTGCTGCAACCGATATCGAAGGGAAATTCAGAATTGAAAATGTAAATCCAGGTAAGTACAATGTAATTGTTAGTTACATCTCATATTCTAAAATAATAATCAAGGATGTTGAAGTTACTGCAGGCAAATCAACCGAATTGAAAGTTGCTTTGACATCAGAAGCGATTTCAGTGGATGAAGTAGTAGTTGTAGATAAGCTTGACCGTTCTTATGAAAATGCTTTGATTAACCAAAGAAAAAAGTCTAATTCGATAAGTGATGGAATTAGCTCTGAACAAATTAAAAAGAGTAATGATGCTTCAACAAGCGATGCTCTTAAGAGAATCCCAGGCGTTACTTTACTTGATAACAAATTTATTTTTGTCCGTGGCACGAGTGAAAGATACAGCAATGCTCAACTCAATAATACTTCTTTATCAAGCACTGAACCTGAAAAAAAATCTTTCGCTTTCGATTTGTTACCAACAAATTTACTTAGCAATACAATTGTAGTTAAATCTTTTACACCGGATATCTCGGGAGATTTCGCCGGTGGAACAGTTCAGATTAACACAGTAGATTTTCCTGACAAACTTAAAATAAACCTTAGTTATTCAACCTCATACACATCTAATACTTCATTCAAAGATTTTTCAACTTACTCTGGTGGAGGGAACTTCTGGGGCTTTGATAATGGAACAAGAGCTTTACCATCATCATTTCCTGCAAATCTTGGATCGGCCGGTTTAACGAGAGCTGAAATAAATGAACTTGCTAAGTCATTAAATAATGTTTGGGCTCCGGAAACAAAACGAGCACCACTCAATAACAATTTTTCAGTATCCATTGGTGATGGAACTACTTTGCTGGGTCAGAATTTTGGTTTTGTTGCTGCATTTTCATTCAGGAATTCATACAAAAATTCTAATGTAGAAAGGAATGAATTTGAAGCAAGCGGAGAACCAAGATTTGCATTCAAAGGTAATCAATCAACATATTCCACTATGATGGGTGGAATGTTAAATCTCAGTTATAAATTATCTGATCTTCACAAATTTTCTTTAAAAAATACATACAGTCGATCAAGTGATGATGAGGTCTCTGTATTGTCAGGTGCTCAATTCACCGATGCAGGTAAAGAGCAAATTCAAACTGCTTTAAGATTTGTTGAAAGAGATGTTTTATCCTCTCAGTTAAATGGTGAGCACTATTTCCCGTTTCTTAATAACATAAGAATGGATTGGAAAACATATTACTCTCAATCAAATCGTAATGAGCCGGATTACCGAAGAGTACTATATGGAAGAGATATTGGTACAAATGATCCTTATGCTGCAATCCTTGGTTTTCAACCAAACTTAAAAAATGGTGGCAGATATTTCTCAAATCTTTTTGACAAGACAAGAGGGGCAAGTATTGATTTGACAATTCCAACCTCTTACGCGAAGTATAAATTTGGTTCATCATATGAAGAAAAGAAAAGAGATTTTACATCGAGATTAATCAGTGTCATCATTAATGCTTCAGGTAATGGTTTTACCGATTTCAATCTTTTGTACTTACCGTTAAATGAAATCTTTGCACCAGAAAATTTCAGAAGAAATGGCTTCTCAATAGAAGAATATCAAAACGGTTCCAATAATTATTTTGCAAAGCAGGATGTTTTTTCAAGCTATGTTATGATTGAATTTCCTTTCTATTTTCTTGATCAGGAGTTCAGCTTTATTGGTGGTGCAAGATTAGAAAATTCACTTCAGCAAATTAATTCATTTGATTTGAGTGGTCAGATTCCCTTAAGCAATCAACTTAAAAAAGTAGATATTCTTCCATCTGCTAATTTGATATATAGAATTAGTCCAATTACAAATTTAAGACTTGGATACAGCCAAACAGTAAACAGACCTGAGCTTAGAGAACTTGCTTCATTTGCATACTTCGATTACGCAACACAAACTTCTGTAAGAGGAAATCCAAATCTTCAAAGGGCACTTATCAGAAACTATGACTTAAGATTTGAAATCTTCCCTGGTGTTGGAGAATTGATTTCAGCAAGTATCTTTTACAAATCAATCAGCGATGCAATTGAAAAAGTTGTAGTTACAGGTAGCGCACTTGGTTCTGAGAGAACATTTACAAATTCTGATAAAGCAAAGATTTACGGATTTGAATTAGAAGGAAGATTCACACTTGGATTCTTGGGTTCCTACTTCAATAACTTTTCATTAAATGGAAATTATAGTTGGATTAAATCAGCTGTTACAGTAAAAGGCACAGAAACAACAATACCACGAGAAGAAAGACCACTTCAAGGTCAATCACCATATGTACTAAACTTTGGTCTGTACTTAACCGAACCAACCATCGGAACAACTTTAGGAATTCTTTATAACAGAATAGGTGAAAGAATCGTTGAAGTGGCTACAGCTTATGAGGAAGATGTTATCGAACAACCAAGAGATTTACTTGATTTTTTTATATCCCAACCTTTTTTCGAAAATTTTGAAATCAAATTGGGTATAAAAGATTTATTATCGCAGGAACAAGTATTTACTCAGGGAGATAAAAAATCCAGAGTTAATAGCTCCAATACGGGAATATCCTTAGGTCTATCATATAAAATTCAATAATGAAGAGAGAGAAGAGAGAGGAAGCATTGAAAGAACTAACAAACATTATTAACAAAACAAGGAGACAAAATGAAAATAATTAACAAGTTCGTTTCAATCATTTTTATTGTATTACTTTTCGGTTTGGCTGAAACATTTGCTCAACTTGCCCCGGTTGACAGTGTAATCGAAGGTAATATCAATTCAAATGCTTTTCTCTCTAAAAATAAAAGATATCTCTTAAGGGGTTTTGTAAATGTTAACCCGCCTGCAACACTCACTATTCAGGCAGGAACAGTTATTTATGGCGAGAGATCTACTAAAGGTTCACTAATTATTAATAGAGGTGCAAAAATAATCGCAAATGGTACTGCCGATGAACCAATTGTTTTTACATCTCAGGCACTTCCGGGAAACAGAGGTGCTGGAGATTGGGGTGGAATTATTATCGCAGGTAATGCAACTATAAATGTTCCCGGAGGAACTGCTACACTTGAAGGTGGCACAGGAACTATTTATGGAGGTGGAGCAACACCAAATGATGATGACAACAGTGGAATTTTAAGATATGTAAGAATTGAATTTCCAGGCATAGCATTTTTGCCTGACAATGAAATCAATGGATTAACTTTGGGTGGTGTTGGAAGAGGAACTACAATCGAATATGTTCAGGTCAGTTTTTCTGGAGATGATTCATTTGAATGGTTTGGTGGTACAGTTAACGGAAAATATTTAATCGCTTTCAAAGGTGTTGATGATGAATTCGATATGGATTTTGGTTTCAGAGGAAATCTTCAGTTCGGTTTTGGGCTGAGAGATCCTAACATCGCTGACATAAGTGGAAGTAATGGTTTCGAAACTGATAATGATGGTACAGGCACATTCAATACACCAAGAACACTTCCTGTAATTTCTAACTTTACAGTTGTTGGTCCAATGCCTGATACATCATTTACTGCATACAACCCGAATTTCAAAAGAGGTGCACATATCAGAAGAAGCGCTTTGACATCAATTTACAATTCAATTGTTATGGGATATCCAATCGGATTATTACTTGATGGTTCTGGTGTTGGTAATGCAGCCATTGGTGATACTTTACAAATAAGAAATTCCATTTGGGCTGGACTAAGAGCTGGTAATGGAATAATAACAAATTATGGTCAGTTAAATGCTCTTCAGTGGTATGATACACCGGCTTATCAGAACAGAAGATATGTTCAACCTTCTGAAGTTGGGTTGATTGCTCCGTTTAACCTTACAAGTCCTAATCCGGTTCCAAATTCTGGTTCACCCGCAGCAACAGGAGCAGCGTTCAGTAATCCAAGACTTGGAAGTTTCTTCACACCAACTTCTTATGTCGGTGCTTTTGATCCTTCCGGAAACAGATGGGATTTACCGTGGGCAAACTATGATCCACAGAATACAAGTTATGTATTATCCGTTGAAGAAAATCAATTAAGCGGATTACCAACTGATTTTTCACTCAGTCAGAATTATCCAAATCCTTTCAACCCTTCAACAAAAATTATTTACTCAGTTGCCAATCCAACTAAAGTAAAATTATATGTAACAAACATTCTTGGACAGGTAGTTGATGAATTAGTAAATGATTTTAAGGAAACCGGTACTTATGAAATAGAATATAATGCAGAAAATCTGAGTACAGGTTTATACATTTATACGCTTGAGGCAGGGAACACTAAACTCTCTAAGAAGATGACTTTGCTCAAATGATCTCTCCTCTCTCCTTCGACAAGGGGCGTTGCCAACGGCAGCGTCCTTTTTTATTTTGTCTTAGGTCAATATAAATTTTTATGAAAATTTACTTTCTGAAATTATTACTAATAATTTTAACTCTGCCGCATTCAATTTATTCACAAACTAATATTGATTTCTATAAAGCGTTTGAATCAATAAAAGGAGATTCGATTCTTAAACATCTGAAGTATTTAGCTAGTGACGAACTTGAAGGAAGAGGATTAGGCACAAAGGGAATTAGACTTGCAGCTAATTACATTTCCGTAAAATTTAGAGAATTTGGATTGAAAGAATCACCATCAACTAACAATTACTTTCAGGAAATTCCTTTTATCGGTAGTACTACTTTAAATTCATCTGAGTTTAATGTTTATACTAATGAACAAAATATTTCGTTACGATATTCTGAAGATTATTTTCTTTATAAATCAGGACAACAGACATTCATTCCAGTACCAACAGAATTAGTTTTTGTGGGATATGGAATTGTTGCACCTGAATTTGATTACAATGATTATCAGTCAGTTGATGTAACAGGAAAGGTTGTCGTTTTTCTCGATAGTGAACCAATCTCAGATGATCCTGATTTCTTCAATGGCAGAGAAATAACTCAATACAGTTTTGCTGAGGTTAAAAGACAGATTGCTTTGCAAAGAGGCGCAGCAGGAACAATCTTAATTCCATTTGAGAGATATTCAGGTTGGGAAATTGTAATAAAAGATTTTGCAAAAGAAGATATCAGACTTGCGTATGACCTAACCAGTAATTTAAGTGTTATAATAAATCCTGCAATTGCGAAATTAATTTTTGATGATTCTCAATATTCATTTGATGATGTAATTCAAATGCATCAGAAACATCAGATGAAATCATTTCCACTTAAAACTAAAATTAGTTTTCGAGGTAGTTTTAAAGAGAGAGCATTTGTAGATAAGAATATTATTGGAATTTTACCAGGAATTGATGACAAACTTAAAGATTCATACCTGATTATTTCAGCTCACTATGATCATTTAGGAATTGGCTCTCCAGTGGAAAATGATTCGATATATAACGGTACTTTGGATAATGCTATTGGAGTCTCGGTCCTGATTGAACTTGCAAGAGCTTTCTCGTCGTTAAATAAAAAGCCAAAGCGAACTATTATTTTTATTGCTTTCACTGGTGAAGAAAACGGCTTACTTGGTTCAATCTACTATACTGATAATCCGGTTTTTCCATTGCACAAAACAATCGCAAATGTAAATATTGACGGCATTGCGTTCTTCAGAGATTTTGAAAGTGTGATAGGAGTTGGTTCAGAATACTCATCACTTGAAAATAACCTAACTGAAACAGCAGAACGTTATCAGATTAGTATAGAAAAAATTCCTGAGGAGTTTCAGGAATTAACCTCTTTCACAAACAGTGATCAATATACATTTGCATCGGTTGGAGTTCCTTCAATAATTGTGCTCGAGGGCTTGCAGAATAGAACGAAATCAAGAGAAGAAGTATTGCAATCGTTTATTGAATATTTTGAGTTAAGATATCACACTCCTTTCGATGATTTGAATCAATTTATTGATGAAGTTGCTGCTGAGCGACACACAAAAATACTTTTTGATTTATGTTATCATCTTGCAAACTCAGTTGATGAACCTAAATGGAAATCTGACTCTCCGTATTTAAAAGCAAGATTAAGAAGCATTGCAGAGAAAAAGTAATGAATAAAATTATTTTAATACTTTCCGGCCTATTTTTCTTATTAAGTTATTGTTCATTCAAACCAAGCGGAGAATATGTTATTACAATTTCCGGTTCAGATACGATGTATGAACTAAATGAAAGTTTAGCTAAGGAATTTATGATTGATAATCCCGGAATCTCAGTTTATGTGAAAGGTGGTGGAACAAAACTAGGAATAATAGATTTAATAAAAAACAGAACTGATATTTGTGCTTCTTCCAGAAATCTTAAACCAGAAGAATCAAAACTGTTAGTTGAATATTACGGCTCATTGGCTTTGGTTTATCTGATTGCAAAAGATGGCCTGAGCATTTATGTAAATCCGAACAACATCATTAATGATCTTTCAGTTGAGCAGATTAAAAAAATTTTTACAGGAAGAATAAGAAACTGGAAAGAATTTGGAGGTAAAGATACTTTAATTGTACCGGTTTTAAGAAATCCTAATTCAGGAACTTATCTTTACTTTAAAGAACATGTTCTTGATGATGAACAATACACAAAGAACGGACTAACGCTTCCAACCACAAAAGAAATAATAAAGTTTATCTCTGAAAATGTTAATGCCATCGGTTATGGCGGAGTTGGATATAAGGAAGGAATTGTACAAATCAGAGTTGAGGGAATTTATCCAACAGAAGAGAACATAAGAAATGATTCTTATCCTATCACAAGATACCTTCATTTTTTTGTTTCGAAAAACCCGTCGGGAAATGTTAAAAAATTTATTGATTGGACTTTGTCTCCTAAAGGTCAAAGTGTAATCCGGAAAGCCGGATTCATTCCTTTATGGGATTATGCACTTTAATATGTTTCTTAACAATTCCATAATATTCTCTTAATTTTCTCTTAACCTTGCTTCGTTATATTTCAACTATCAGAAAATTATAAATCCGAAAAATGTTTTTTAATCCCGACACAAAAGGAAAGGAAATGATTCAGCATTCAATTAAAAATAATCAACAGGAAATTTTCAGTTGGAAGGAAGTAAAAGAAAATCCATTCGAATTATTTAAGTCCGAATTTCTTACTCCGGGATTTTTATTTAACAAACAAAATCTCGATTCAAAATTAGATTGGGCAGTTGAATATGAAATGATTTATTACTCTCAGTTAATGGAAACCTGAGATTTTATAAAATGGGGGACAATCTTAAATTTATCTGATATTCTTTCCTGAAGAAATCCTCAATTTTTACTTCGCCACTTTCTGTCAGCTTATGCATTTCGCAGTGAAGTGTGTTTTGCAGAATGTTGATAATATTCACTCTGAGAGATTTTCCTGTATAACCAACAGTTGATGCACCAGCATTTAGAAATGCGATGCCTTTTCTTTCATAAAATTCATTGTAATGAATATGACCGTGTAATACAATATCAACATTATGCTTTTGGAATAAGCTCAAAAGTCTTTTCTTCTTTTTCAGTTTCATTGTTTGTTTCTCGATGTTCTGCCAAAGTCCTGATATTGATCTTTTAGTATTCTTCATTTTATTAAAATGGTGATGAATAGCTACAATTTTGAAAACATCTTTTTCAGAATATTTTTTTAAAAGCTGATCAATTTTATTAAAATGTTTTAACTTAACTTCACCGTTTGAAGCAAAAGGATTTTTATACTTTGAATATTCAGCTATCGAATTGATTCCAAGTATTATGACATTATCTATTTCTTTAATGAATGGAAAGTTACTTTCACTATCAGCAGTTATAGTGTTTAAGAAAGTTTCCTTAAAGATTTCCTTGAAGAGATTTACTTTTGCATCATAATCAACTTCTTTACATCTATCAGGGAAGGAAAAAATTTCAATAGGTTTTTGTGGACCTCCGAAAATATCATGGTTTCCCGGAATTACTGTAAGATTTAAATGAGTAGAAAATCCGTATTTGTTCAACATACGCTTCAGTAAAAGTAAATCGCTCTCATCTGCATTATCAGTTAAATCGCCTGATATGATTAAGTGGTCGACTGACTGAGCAGAGACATATTTTATTAATCTTTTGACTCGTAAAAGATTAGAGTCGTTGAAGAGCGTATTTAAGTGAAGGTCAGAAATGTGAGCAATTTTCATTTTAAGTCCTTAATTGTATGAAGATAATTTCAAATTTGAATTTGTAATTGTTTTATCATTTCATTTGATGATCTTTTTTCATTCACTTCGAGATATCTTTTTCTTTTATTTTCTTTAAGATAATTCAAATCAAGTATTATAAATGCATCAACACAATTGCCGAAATTATTATCAATATTAAATCCAGCAAACTGAATTCCTCCCGGCATACATAAATCAGAATACTGTTTGAATAATGTCGGAATCGAAAATCCGAGATTGCTCAGAAGATTTTTAAGTAAAATTAATTCTTTATTGTAATCTTCTGAGTTGAAAAGATTTTCGAAAAAAAGATTTTGACTCATCTGAAATTAAATAAGAATTATAAGGAGAAACAAGCATTCTTTGGGGAGGAAACCACTTAGAATAAAATTGAATAATGAGATCTTTGGCTTCAGATGAATAATTATTACTCATACTTACCGGACCAAATAAATATCTTATTTTGTGATTTGTTGTTAAGTATTTTCCTATTCCTTGCCACAGGTAATCAAGAGCCATTGAATTCCAGTATTTTGACTGAATAAAACTTCTTCCTAACTCAATTGCATTAAGTAAATACGGTTTGATTCCATTATCGAATTTAAAAAGAGTTGAAGAATAAAATCCTTCAACACCAAAATTATCCATTATAAAATTTCCTTCAACAAAACGATAAGAACCAACAATTTCAAGCTGGATATCATCCCACAAAACAATATGCTTATAATGCTTGTCAAATTTATCCGAATCTTTTTTGCTGCCTGTCCCTTCTCCAACTTTTCTGAAAGTTACTTCACGAAGGCGTGCGATTTCCTTGATAACATTTTTACTCTTGTCATATTCAACAAGAAATATTTTTTTGAAGTCTGTTGTTTCACCAATAAGCTGATTTGAAAAAAGTTCACTCCTTAATTGTTTTGTTGATACCGGATGAATGATATTCTTCTCAATCTCAAAGATTCCTTTCTTATTTTTTGATATAAGATAAAGATGCTTCTTAAGAGACTTAGTAAGAAATTCTATCCTCTGATATTTTGTATTGAATGCTTTAGGTGAAATCGGATGACCGATTTTCAAATCAAACACTTTATTTCTCTTGTTAAATAATTCATAAGGAAGTAAAAACATTGATAATTTTTTGCTCAGAAGGGAAGTAAAGTAGAAGAAAAATGAATTTCTTCCTTTAATAAAAACTGGTAAAACAGGTGCCTGAAATTTATCGGCAAAATAAACTGCTCCTTTATTCCACTTTTTATCTTTTATTCCTCTGAATGTAGGTCTTGCTACTTCACCAGCGGGAAAAAT contains:
- a CDS encoding T9SS type A sorting domain-containing protein, whose translation is MNKFISIVCFLILISSIIDAQTWVRKNAGYGFWSIEKDFAGNIYAGTTGTARGIFKSTDGGETWTNVYSTGASNYLDITFDPLNNVYVANSTNGLIISTDGGNNFTTIPTTTFGGNAVNTVACGQNGLVLVGVTSGGVYRSTDFGSTFTQTLSGYSIVSLEFDKFDSNRVYAGSSSTTLNGFFVSTDAGQTFSGPFNNVNVWEILQKQDSTLFTFSTSSGYPVSKSTDLGFTWTTVGNTPAAIRGACLDLVEDLYAAGNGGVYKSTDGGSTFINFNLTFSSNKIISYQNKILVAVSGTTNGGVYIYEDTTIPVELVSLNAYQKNNSVALEWKTATETNNLGFEIQRKSIKSVNGSDDDWTRIGFVSGSGTTTESKSYSFIDENISTGTYKYRLKQIDYEGTSKYSNEIEINLVLTPVEFELFQNFPNPFNPSTKIIWESPISGWTVIKVFDILGNEVAVLLNEFRGEGKYEINFNASDFHLPSGTYIYKLTIGEKTLTNKMIFLQ
- a CDS encoding TonB-dependent receptor; this translates as MFHKTKISIVCQKFLIKVFLIFLLVYFPLHAQDKGSITGLVLDKETGDAIIGANVLIENSNIGAATDIEGKFRIENVNPGKYNVIVSYISYSKIIIKDVEVTAGKSTELKVALTSEAISVDEVVVVDKLDRSYENALINQRKKSNSISDGISSEQIKKSNDASTSDALKRIPGVTLLDNKFIFVRGTSERYSNAQLNNTSLSSTEPEKKSFAFDLLPTNLLSNTIVVKSFTPDISGDFAGGTVQINTVDFPDKLKINLSYSTSYTSNTSFKDFSTYSGGGNFWGFDNGTRALPSSFPANLGSAGLTRAEINELAKSLNNVWAPETKRAPLNNNFSVSIGDGTTLLGQNFGFVAAFSFRNSYKNSNVERNEFEASGEPRFAFKGNQSTYSTMMGGMLNLSYKLSDLHKFSLKNTYSRSSDDEVSVLSGAQFTDAGKEQIQTALRFVERDVLSSQLNGEHYFPFLNNIRMDWKTYYSQSNRNEPDYRRVLYGRDIGTNDPYAAILGFQPNLKNGGRYFSNLFDKTRGASIDLTIPTSYAKYKFGSSYEEKKRDFTSRLISVIINASGNGFTDFNLLYLPLNEIFAPENFRRNGFSIEEYQNGSNNYFAKQDVFSSYVMIEFPFYFLDQEFSFIGGARLENSLQQINSFDLSGQIPLSNQLKKVDILPSANLIYRISPITNLRLGYSQTVNRPELRELASFAYFDYATQTSVRGNPNLQRALIRNYDLRFEIFPGVGELISASIFYKSISDAIEKVVVTGSALGSERTFTNSDKAKIYGFELEGRFTLGFLGSYFNNFSLNGNYSWIKSAVTVKGTETTIPREERPLQGQSPYVLNFGLYLTEPTIGTTLGILYNRIGERIVEVATAYEEDVIEQPRDLLDFFISQPFFENFEIKLGIKDLLSQEQVFTQGDKKSRVNSSNTGISLGLSYKIQ
- a CDS encoding T9SS type A sorting domain-containing protein yields the protein MKIINKFVSIIFIVLLFGLAETFAQLAPVDSVIEGNINSNAFLSKNKRYLLRGFVNVNPPATLTIQAGTVIYGERSTKGSLIINRGAKIIANGTADEPIVFTSQALPGNRGAGDWGGIIIAGNATINVPGGTATLEGGTGTIYGGGATPNDDDNSGILRYVRIEFPGIAFLPDNEINGLTLGGVGRGTTIEYVQVSFSGDDSFEWFGGTVNGKYLIAFKGVDDEFDMDFGFRGNLQFGFGLRDPNIADISGSNGFETDNDGTGTFNTPRTLPVISNFTVVGPMPDTSFTAYNPNFKRGAHIRRSALTSIYNSIVMGYPIGLLLDGSGVGNAAIGDTLQIRNSIWAGLRAGNGIITNYGQLNALQWYDTPAYQNRRYVQPSEVGLIAPFNLTSPNPVPNSGSPAATGAAFSNPRLGSFFTPTSYVGAFDPSGNRWDLPWANYDPQNTSYVLSVEENQLSGLPTDFSLSQNYPNPFNPSTKIIYSVANPTKVKLYVTNILGQVVDELVNDFKETGTYEIEYNAENLSTGLYIYTLEAGNTKLSKKMTLLK
- a CDS encoding M28 family peptidase, which gives rise to MKIYFLKLLLIILTLPHSIYSQTNIDFYKAFESIKGDSILKHLKYLASDELEGRGLGTKGIRLAANYISVKFREFGLKESPSTNNYFQEIPFIGSTTLNSSEFNVYTNEQNISLRYSEDYFLYKSGQQTFIPVPTELVFVGYGIVAPEFDYNDYQSVDVTGKVVVFLDSEPISDDPDFFNGREITQYSFAEVKRQIALQRGAAGTILIPFERYSGWEIVIKDFAKEDIRLAYDLTSNLSVIINPAIAKLIFDDSQYSFDDVIQMHQKHQMKSFPLKTKISFRGSFKERAFVDKNIIGILPGIDDKLKDSYLIISAHYDHLGIGSPVENDSIYNGTLDNAIGVSVLIELARAFSSLNKKPKRTIIFIAFTGEENGLLGSIYYTDNPVFPLHKTIANVNIDGIAFFRDFESVIGVGSEYSSLENNLTETAERYQISIEKIPEEFQELTSFTNSDQYTFASVGVPSIIVLEGLQNRTKSREEVLQSFIEYFELRYHTPFDDLNQFIDEVAAERHTKILFDLCYHLANSVDEPKWKSDSPYLKARLRSIAEKK
- a CDS encoding phosphate ABC transporter substrate-binding protein, with the translated sequence MNKIILILSGLFFLLSYCSFKPSGEYVITISGSDTMYELNESLAKEFMIDNPGISVYVKGGGTKLGIIDLIKNRTDICASSRNLKPEESKLLVEYYGSLALVYLIAKDGLSIYVNPNNIINDLSVEQIKKIFTGRIRNWKEFGGKDTLIVPVLRNPNSGTYLYFKEHVLDDEQYTKNGLTLPTTKEIIKFISENVNAIGYGGVGYKEGIVQIRVEGIYPTEENIRNDSYPITRYLHFFVSKNPSGNVKKFIDWTLSPKGQSVIRKAGFIPLWDYAL
- a CDS encoding metallophosphoesterase family protein codes for the protein MKIAHISDLHLNTLFNDSNLLRVKRLIKYVSAQSVDHLIISGDLTDNADESDLLLLKRMLNKYGFSTHLNLTVIPGNHDIFGGPQKPIEIFSFPDRCKEVDYDAKVNLFKEIFKETFLNTITADSESNFPFIKEIDNVIILGINSIAEYSKYKNPFASNGEVKLKHFNKIDQLLKKYSEKDVFKIVAIHHHFNKMKNTKRSISGLWQNIEKQTMKLKKKKRLLSLFQKHNVDIVLHGHIHYNEFYERKGIAFLNAGASTVGYTGKSLRVNIINILQNTLHCEMHKLTESGEVKIEDFFRKEYQINLRLSPIL
- a CDS encoding GNAT family N-acyltransferase, giving the protein MNHISIKEIIYAKSPGFLSNYPPFLSDIFFAFLNRILFIPRINRFLLEHGDKTGIEFIEELFDQLDISYRISSKDREKIPSEGKLIIVANHPLGGLDGLIILKMISEVRNDVRIIANDVLLNIRNLSEYFLPFDLLSKKDLKKNYQLITEAIKKDFAIIIFPAGEVARPTFRGIKDKKWNKGAVYFADKFQAPVLPVFIKGRNSFFFYFTSLLSKKLSMFLLPYELFNKRNKVFDLKIGHPISPKAFNTKYQRIEFLTKSLKKHLYLISKNKKGIFEIEKNIIHPVSTKQLRSELFSNQLIGETTDFKKIFLVEYDKSKNVIKEIARLREVTFRKVGEGTGSKKDSDKFDKHYKHIVLWDDIQLEIVGSYRFVEGNFIMDNFGVEGFYSSTLFKFDNGIKPYLLNAIELGRSFIQSKYWNSMALDYLWQGIGKYLTTNHKIRYLFGPVSMSNNYSSEAKDLIIQFYSKWFPPQRMLVSPYNSYLISDESKSFFRKSFQLRRLQ